The DNA window AGCTGTCCCGCCGGTCGGGCACCGGGACCGCGCCGGGCCACAGCACGTCGGCCGCGCGGCGCAGCCCGTCCCCGAGGGCGCCGGCGACCTCGCGCTGGGCGCGGCTCGGGGTGCGGGCCGCCCATTCGGCGCGCAGGCGATCCAGGTCCGAGGCGGGCCCGAGGGCTCGGGCGACGACCGCGGTCCCGGCCTCCACCAGGACCACCGTGCGGATCCGGGAGGCGACGTACCCGGCCACGTCAGTCGGGGCCAGCCCGTCGCGCAGCGCCGCCTCGAGGGCGTTCGAGGAGACGTGCGCGCCGGCGGGCAGGCGGGAGTCCGCGAGCAGCAGGGCGACCGTGAGCGACGCTGAGGCAGTCATCGGGCTCAGAACATCTGGTAGAGCTGGGCCAGCGGCAGCGAGCTGGCGGGTGCCGGTTCGACGAGCTCCCCGTCGATCCGGATCTCGAAGGTGTCCGGGCGGATGTCGATCCGGGGCAGCGCGTCGTTGAGGCGGAGGTCCGCCTTGGTGACGTCGCGGGTCGGGGCCACCGGCAGCAGCTCCCGGGACAGGCCCAGGCGATCGCGCAGACCGTCCTCGACCGCGGAGGGGGCCACGAAGGAGACCGAGAGCGCGTCCCCGATCGCGTCCCCGAAGGCGGGGCGCATCAGCACCGGCTGCGGGGTGGGGATCGAGGCGTTCGGGTCCCCGAGCGCCGCCCACGCGATCACGCCGCCCTTGAGCACCAGCGCGGGTCGCACACCGAAGAAGCGCGGGTCCCAGAGCACCAGGTCGGCGAGCTTGCCCTCCTCGACGGAGCCGATGTGGGCGTCGACGCCGTGGGCGATCGCGGGGTTGATCGTGTACTTCGCGACGTAGCGGCGGGCCCGTTCGTTGTCCGCCGGCATGGTGTCGCCGAGGGAGCCGACGCGGTCCTTCATGACGTGCGCGACCTGCCAGGTGCGGGTGATGACCTCGCCGATCCTGCCCATCGCCTGTGCGTCGGAGGACGTGATCGACAGGGCGCCCATGTCGTGCAGGAGGTCCTCGGCGGCGATGGTCGAGGCGCGTATCCGGGACTCGGCGAAGGCGAGGTCCTCGGGCACGGAGGGCTTGAGGTGGTGGCAGACCATCAGCATGTCGAGATGCTCGGCCACGGTGTTGACGGTGTGCGGGAGGGTCGGGTTGGTCGATCCGGGCAGCACATGGGGCAGGGAGGCGATCTCGAGGATGTCGGGGGCGTGCCCGCCTCCCGCGCCCTCGATGTGGAAGGCGTGGAGGGTGCGGCCGTCCATCGCGGCGATCGTGGACTGCACGAAGCCGGACTCGTTCAGCGAGTCCGAGTGCAGGGCCACCTGCAGGCCGTGCTCGCCGGCGGCGCGCAGCGAGGCGTCGATCGCGGCCGGGGTCGCGCCCCAGTCCTCGTGGACCTTGTACCCGGCGGCGCCGGCGAGGGCCTGCTCGGCCAGCGCCTCGGCGGAGACGGTGTTGCCCTTGCCCAGGAGCAGCACGTTCACGGGCAGGCGGTCCAGGGCCTGATGCATCCGGCCCAGGTGCCAGGCGCCGGGGGTGACGGTGGTGGCGCGGCTGCCCTCCGACGGGCCGGTCCCGCCGCCGCCGATGGTGGTGATGCCGGTGGCCAGCGCCTCGTGGATCTGCGAGGGCGAGAGCAGGTGGACGTGGGTGTCGAAGGCGCCCGCGGTGAGGATCTTCCCCTCCCCGGAGATCACGTCCGTGGAGGGCCCGATGCGCAGCGCGGGGTGGATGCCGTCGGAGATGTCGGGGTTCCCGGACTTGCCGAGCGCGACGATCCTGCCGTCGCGCAGCCCGACGTCGGCCCGGACCACGCCCCACCAGTCCAGGATGATCGCGTTGGTGATCACGGTGTCCGGGGCGCCCTCGGCGCGGGTGGTGGTGCCCTGCCCCATGGACTCGCGGATCGATTTGCCGCCGCCGAACACGGACTCCTCGCCGCCGTCGGTGCGATCCTCCTCGACCTCGATCCAGAGGTCGGTGTCGCCCAGGCGCAGCTGGTCGCCCGTGGTGGGTCCGTAGAGCGCGGCGTAGCGCTCGGCGCTGATGCGCACCATCAGCGCACTCCCCCGTCGTCGGCCGTGGACCGGACCTGCAGCCCCGGCACCCGCCCGGTACCGCCCAGGCGCACCACCGCGACGCGGCGCGAGGCGCCCGGCTCGAACCGCAGCGAGGTGCCCGCGGGGATGTCGAGGCGGAAGCCGCGGGCGGCCTCCCGATCCATGGCCAGGGCCGTGTTCGCATCCGGCAGGTGCAGGTGCGAGCCGATCTGGATCGGGCGGTCGCCGGTGTTCTCGAGGACCAGCTCGGCGGAGTCCTCGGCGCGCTCGCGACGGTTCAGCTCGCGCATCCCGGGGCGCACGCGGAGCGCGCCGGGGCCCGGCCGGTCGGTGATGGGGTCCATGCGCAGTGTCCTCAGTCGATCGGGTGATGCAGGGTGACGAGCTTGCGACCGTCGGGGAAGGTGGCCTCGACCTGCACGTCGGTGAGCATTTCCGCCACGCCCTCCATCACCTGGGTCCGGGCGAGCACCTCACGGCCCATGACCATGAGCTCCTCGACGCCGCGGCCGTCCCGCGCCCGCTCGATCACCCAGGTGCTCAGCAGGGCCACGGCCTCGGGATGGTTCAGCAGCACGCCGCGGTCCAGGCGGTCGCGGGCCACCATCCCCGCGACCGACAGCATGAGCTTCTCGGAATCTGCCGGGGTGAAGCGCATGGCGGCTACTCCTTGGGCAGCACGTGCTGCCCGGTGCGGTCGGTGGTCAGGGCCAGCGAGCTGAGGTAGATCTTCTCGCCGTCGGGGCCGGGGACCGCGGAGGCGATCATGTCCGGACGCTCGAACTCCATCCCGGTGACGGCGCACTCGAGGGTCTCGCCCGAGGGGTTGCCGTGCTCGTCGAACATCGGCAGGTCGATGCCGTCGTCGGTGCGGCGCAGGTAGTAGCGGCCCTGGGTGAGGACGGCCATCAGCGGGGTGGCGAGCACGGCGATGCCGACGGCGAACAGCGGCGAGAAGGGCTGGGCCGCGGCCCCGAAGGCGCCGAAGAAGATCGCGATCGAGAAGCCGCCGGCCAGGGCCAGGGACACGATGCCGACGGGGTTCCAGTCGTAGAGCATGCCGCGGCGGAACTCGGGGCGCACCGGGGACAGCTTCAGCACGTGCTTGTTGATCACGATGTCGGTGGCGACCACGCAGATCCAGGACATCGCGAGATTCGCGTAGAAGCTGAGGATGCCGTTGAGGAAGTCGAACATGTTCGCCTCCATGAGCACCAGGGCGATGCCCAGGTTCACGGCGAGGAACACCAGGCGGCCGGGGTAGCGGCGGGTCACGCGGGTGTAGGAGTTCGTCCAGGCCAGCGACCCGGAGTAGGCGTTGGTGACGTTGATCTTGACCTGGGAGATGACCACCAGGACCACGGCGAGGATCAGCGCGAGCCAGCCCGGCATCAGCTGCTCGTAGGTGACCAGGAACTGCTGCACCGGCTCGTTGGCGAACTCGCGGGCGCCGGGGACGTTGGCCACCAGGTACACGGCCAGGAACATGCCGAGGATCTGCTTGATCGCGCCGAAGATGACCCAGCCCGGGCCGCCCAGGATCGTGGCGGCCCACCAGGAGCGGCGGTTCGCGTCGGTGCGGGGCGGCATGAACCGCAGGTAGTCGATCTGCTCGGCGATCTGGGCGATGAGCGAGAGGCAGACGCCGGCCGCGAGCATCGCGGAGGCCAGGTTCACCCCGGCGCCGCTGTCCCCGGTGTGGGAGAGGAAGGTCTGCACCGAGTCGGGGTGGGAGATGACGAGATAGGCCACGGGGATGACCATGAGGATCAGCCACACCGGGGTGGTGGCGACCTGCAGCTTCGCAAGGGTCTTCATGCCGTAGATGACCAGCGGGAAGATCATCAGCGTGGAGACGAGGTAGCCGATCCAGCGCGGGATCCCCAGGCCCAGGAAGAGGCCCTGGGCCATGATCGAGCCCTCGAGGGCGAAGAAGATGAAGGTGAACGACGCGAAGATGACGTTGGTGATCACCGAGCCGTAGTAGCCGAAGCCGGAGCCGCGCGTGATGAGGTCGAGGTCGAGGTTGTAGCGGGCGGCGTAGTAGGCCAGGGGGAAGCCCGAGAGGAAGATGATCGTCGCCGCGACCAGGATCCCGATGATCCCGTTGAGGGTGCCGTGGGTGAGCGCGATGTTCGCGCCGATCGAGAAGTCCGCGAGGTAGGCGATGCCGCCGAGGGCGCTCGTCGCCACGACCGCCGGGGTCCACCGGCGGTAGGACCGCGGGGCGAAGCGGAGGGTGTAGTCCTCGAGGCTCTCGCGGGTCGCGGCCTGGGCGTCGGCGGAGGGTCCGGCGCCGTCCGGGGCAGGTCTGGTCTCTACGCTCATCACAGCTCCGATCACGGGAGGGCAGTGTGAGGAGGATCTGCCCGGGGACAGCCGCACCGTAGGCGGCGGGTTCCGGTCCGCGCGCGGCCAGGAGGGGCCGTGACCTGTTCGTGACCAGGCGTCTCAGCGGGGCCCGGTCAGGCCGCGATGGTGCGCTCCCAGCGCCGACGCACCAGCGTCAGGAGCGCGTCGCGCCGACGCCGACGGTGCTCGCCGAGCAGCGGCATCGCCGGGACGTGCGGGTGCCGGGCCGCGTCGGCGAAGAAGGCGAGGATCCCGGCGAGCACGTCCGTGCCCTCGCCGAGCGGCCTCCCGTGGCGCACCAGGAGCTCGTCCACGTGCCGGTCCACCTCGAGCGCTCCGTCGGGGTCCTCGATCGAGGAGAGCAGCTGCAGGGCGTCGGCGGTGCGGCTGCCGCGGGAGGCCCATGCCCAGTCGACGAGGCTGACCCTGCCGTCGTCGGCGAGGAGGATGTTGTCCGCGCGCAGGTCGGAGTGGCACAGGGTGTCGCCGTCGAGAGCATCGATGCCCCGCCGGGCGGCGGCCCGCAGCGCGTCGAGATGCGCGGCGATCCAGGGGTCGAGGTCCGCCGGCGGATCGGCGGCGATGCGGTCGAAGCCCAGCATGTCCTCGCCGAGGGTGTCCGTCACGCCGGGCAGATCGGGCACCGGGCACGGCGTGGCGGAGGCCTGGAGCTCGTCGAGCGCGGCGAGCACCGCCGAGAGGTCGCCCGCGGTCCACGGCTCCTCCGGCATCGCGCCCCGGCCCACCTCGGTGACCAGCACGAACCAGTCCCCGTTGGGGAAGGCGTCGACGAGGGCGGGCACCGGGGCGGCCGACGGGATGCGGGCGAGCGCCGCGGCCTCGGACCGGTTCAGCTGCATCGCTCCGGGGTTGTCCTGCTTCCGCACCGCCTTGACGAAAAGGGCGCGGCCCGAGGCGGCCTCGATGATCTCCGCGGAGCTGCGGGAGAAGCCGCCGCTGCACGAGCGGAGGCGGGTGACCGGACCGCCGAGCAGCAGCTCGAGACGTCGATGCACCGAAGTGGGCAGGTCGGCCCAGGTGAGGCGGTGGGTCATGGGGCCGGGTCCCCTGCGGGCCGGGTCGACTCCCGTTCGATGATGCGGGAGCGCAGCAGGGTGATCGAGGGCTCCTCGTCGGGGCTGGCCATCCGCTGGGCGAGCTTGCGGGCGGCGGCCCGGCTGGTGGCGCGCACCGCCTGATGGATGACGGAGACCGACGGGGTGACCAGTCGGGTCCACAGGTCGTCGTCGGTGGCGAGCAGCGCGGGTGCCCCCTCGACGCCGCGGATCGCCTCGAAGGCCCCGGCGGACATGCGGTTGTTGGTGACGTAGACGCAGTCGGCAAGGCCCTCGGCCAGCAGCTCCTCCATGACGGCGCGGCCGGACTCGAGGTGCAGGTCGCCGCGCCGGAGGGCCGTGGGACCGGTCTCGACCCCGAGGTCGCGCCAGGCGGCGAGAAAGCCGTCGGCGCGGTCCTCGGTGGTGCGCAGCGCGGCCGGCCCGGCGATCACCACCGGGGCGCGGAAGCCTCGCTCGTGCAGGTGGCGGGCCGCCTGGCGACCCGCGTCGAGGTTGTCGGTGGCGACCACGTCGGTGTCGGCGCCGTCGATGCCGCGGTCCACCAGCACCACCGGGATCCCGGCATCGGTGAGCGGTCGCAGATCGGTGCGGACGCCGTCCACCGGGACCAGCAGCACCCCGGAGACGCGACGGCTGACCAGCTGCGCGAAACACGCCTGCTCGACGGCGAGATCGTCCTCGGTGTGGGCGACCGTCACCGAGTGGTTCTGGTCGCGGGCGATCCGCTCCACCTCGCTGATGATCTGGGTGAAGTACGGGTTCTCCGCGTCCGGGGCGACCACCGCGATCTGGGAGGTGCCGCCGCGGCGCAGCGAGCGGCCCAGGGCGTTGGGCACGTAGCCCGTGGACCGGACCGCGGCCTGCACCCGTCGGCTGAGCTCCTTGTCGACGGTGGTCGCGCCGTTGATGACGCGGGAGACCGTCGCCGAGGAGACGCCGGCCGTGCGGGCGACGTCCATGATCGTGGGCCGTGCTGACACCATGGGCTGCCCCTCGTTCCGCTCTGTGGACCTGCTCCGCTCAGGATCCGACGATCGTCGCATCGCCGCACAGGTGGACGCCCACCCCGAGGCGGTGGAACAGCGCGGCCTTCGCGGTCAGCGCCCGGTCGGCCGCGTCGGAGTCGTCAGCGTAGACGAGCTGGGCATGGTTGGCCTTGTGCCTGCCCATGAACTGGTCACGGCTCACGCCGTGCAGGACCACGTGGGCGATCGGCCATTCGGGGTTGGTCGCCTCCTTGCGCCGACGGGTCTCCTCCTCGGGCAGCTCGACGACGCTGCCGCGGCCCAGGTCCACGTGCAGCGAGCCGTCCTGCACGTAGACGCGGGACCAGACGATCTCGCCGGGCTTGGAGACGCCGTTGATGGTCGAGCCGCCGGCCGGGAAGAACTCGGGGCCCTGCCGCCATCCCTCGGCGTCGGCGTAGCCGTCGGCGAAGTGGCTGGGCGGCACCGAGCCGGAGATCTCGTAGACCCAGACGTACGTCCCCTCGAACTCCTCGCCCCAGCGCACGTCGTGCAGCGTGGTGGCGGGGTCCATGCCCATCGCGTCCCAGACCCGGTGGGTGACCAGGGCGTCGACCGCGACGCCCTCGTCGACCTCGTTGAAGTTCGGCAGCGCGTGGTCCTCCCAGAGCACGCGGGAGCCGTCGCGGCTGGTGACCGGCGGTCGCTGCACGTTGTTGAGCAGGCCCTCGACCAGGTCGGAGGCGGGGCACACGTCCTTCAGGCCCTGCTGGTACTGGATGCCCACGGCGTCCAGTCCGTAGTCGTCGCTGATCCGCAGGGCGGCGACGTACATCTTGTACTGCCACCGCAGCTGGGTCTCGGTGAGCTCGGTGGCCTCGTCGGTGCCGAGCCGGAAGGTCATCCCGGCCTCCCGCAGCCAGGCGCCGACGGCGTCGGCCTCCTCGTCGTCGACCTCCTGCATCTCCGCCCACAGCGCGGACTGGGAGAGCCGCTCCTTGTAGATGCCCAGAGGGTTGAGCATCTCGTCGTCGATGATCGCGTTGTACATGCCCATGCAGCCCTCGTCGAACACGCCGATGATGGCCTTGTCCGCCATGAGCTGGTCGGCGAGCGCATGGCCCAGCTCGACCTCGGCGGTGCTGGGCAGGGACGGGAGCGCGCGCACGTGGGCGTCGTCGTGCTCGACGGCGCCGGTTCCGAGCCAGGTGGCGATCCCGTCGCGGAACCACTGGTCGGTGCCGTCCACGGTCCACAGCGTGGAGTACTCGCGGCCCATCTTCGTCAGCCCGCCGTTGAGGTTCAGCAGGCCCACCAGGCCCGGCCATTCGGGGGCGAAGTTCGCCAGGGTGAGGATCGGTCCGCGATGGGTGCGCAGCCCGGCTAGTACGTGGTGGCTGTACTGCCAGTTCGCGGTGGCCACGATCAGCGGGGCCTCGGGCGGGATCTCCTTGAACACCTCGATGCCCATCCGCTGGGAGCGGATGAAGCCGTGCCCGCGCTCGGCGTCCTCGTCGAAGGCGCGCCGCACGCTCCACCCGGCCGCGCCGACGACCTCGCCGACGATCCGCTCGAGCTCCTGCTGGTACGGCCAGGCGGGGACGTTGGCGCTCTCGCGCAGGTCACCGCTGGGGATGAGGAAGGCGGTCCGCTCCGGGGCCGGGAGCTGCTCGCGGACGTCGGGCAGCCGGTAGGTGATGGTCATCGGGGTGCTCCCTGGTCGTGGCGTGCTCGGGTCAGGCGCGGGCGGGGCCGGCGGGGCTGTGCGGGCCGGCTCCGCGGCCGAGATGGATCTCCATCGCGTCGAAGGTGGGCGCGGGGGGCCGCGCCGCCGTGGGGCGATCGAGGTAGAACATCGCGGTCGAGGCGATGTCGTCGCGCAGCAGCAGGTACCGCCCCGCGCTCCTCCACCCCAGCGCCTGGATGTCGACGCGGGGCAGGCCGGTGCTGAAGTGGATCGGATCGGCCACGTGCCAGCGGTACATCCCGAAGCGCTGCTGGGAGACGTACAGCCCGTCGGGCCGGATCACCTGCGGCATGCCGAGGTACGGCGTGGAGAAGGCGGTGTACCCCTCTCCGGGGACGTCGAAGTTCCAGGCGCCGCCGAAGTAGTCCTCGGTCCCGGTCCCGGCGATGGTGGGGAACCCGCCCTCGGGCTGGTCCTCGTCCATGTAGAACTTGATCTCGCCCTCGCCCCACCAGCCGTTGGAGTTCACTCCCCAGGCCAGGTAGGTGCCGACGTACTGCCCCTGCCCCTCGATCCCGTCGAGGAGCACGTGCGGCGTCGCCTCGTCCAGCGGGTTCGACCGACGCCACTGGGCGTGGAAGTAGGCGTCCTCGCTGTGGTCGCCGCCCAGCTCGTAGGTCACCTGGTAGTAGACGCGGGCGTCCTGATCGGAGGTGTTCTCGAGGGTGAGGCGGGCCCCTTCGCGGAAGGGCATCGGCCAGTAGGAGTTGAAGCCGCCGTGCGGGTTCGCGGCGACCATCTGGGAGGTCACCTGGGCGAACACACCCCAGCCGTTCGCGAAGAAGTCGCCGTAGGGCACCTCGACCGCCGGCTCCTCCGCCCCGTCCCAGTAGGCGCGCAGCACCAGCTGACGCCAGTGGTCGGTATGGGTGGTGATCCACACGTGGGTGATCACTCCCGCGCTGTCGATGTCGGCGAGGGTGAAGGTCTCCCCCGCCTTCACGTCGACGCTCGGCGAGACCTTCCAGCCCTGGCCGAGATCGCGGGCCTCGCGGGCCCCGGTGCCCTCGGTGGCGCGGCCGCCGCCGGAGACCGAGCCGTCGAAGTTCTCGGGACTGATGGAGCGGGTCTGCACCGGGCGGAGCGCGGCGAGGCCGGCGTGGGCACGCGGCAGGCTGACAGGTCGGTTCACGGGGCACTCCCTGGAGTCATGGTGGGGAACCGGCGTGGACGGCACGGTCGGCACGTCCGGAGTTCGCCACGGTGCGAAAACGTTTACTCAGACGATAGGGCCGCCCACCTCTATCGTCAATTACCCCTGACAAGCATTTTCGGGAGAAGCCGACAAAGACTTCCCGAACCCCGTTGACGGACTGCAGCGCACCGCCTACGGTTCCGAGGAAACGATTACTCCGTTCGTTCACACATCGACGTGTCCCCTCAGGAGGCTCCGCCGTGCGGCTCCGACCCCACCATCCCCACCACTCCCCCGGGTTGTCCAGACGCCGGCTGCTCGGAGGTTCCGCGGCCGCCGTCGGCACCGGGCTGCTGAGCTCCTGCGGCACAGGTTCGGGCGACGACGCCCCGCTCAGCTTCTGGAACTTCTACAGCCCGGCGCCCCAGCAGGACCCGAACCTCGTGGCCCAGTCCGACTGGTTCGCGACCGCGATCCGGCGGTGGAACTCCGCGAACCCGCGCCAGATCGAACCCGTGTACATGACGGGCGACCAGATGAACCAGCGCATGCCGGTCGCCTTCGCCTCCGGCGATGGACCGGACATCTTCCTCATCTCCCCCGGCGACTACCTGCGCTATGCCAACGGCGGAGTGCTCCAGGACCTCGCCCCTCACATGGAGCAGGAGGCGATCGACGA is part of the Brachybacterium ginsengisoli genome and encodes:
- a CDS encoding urease accessory protein UreF; this translates as MTASASLTVALLLADSRLPAGAHVSSNALEAALRDGLAPTDVAGYVASRIRTVVLVEAGTAVVARALGPASDLDRLRAEWAARTPSRAQREVAGALGDGLRRAADVLWPGAVPVPDRRDSSWPRPIVLGLVAAAAGLEAEDLVRLIAYDDAQTIASALLKLEPGDPRAAAALVLEACALLEPRVAELAALTDPTHIPCAGAPLTEGWSEAQSALPRRLFRA
- a CDS encoding urease subunit alpha, translating into MVRISAERYAALYGPTTGDQLRLGDTDLWIEVEEDRTDGGEESVFGGGKSIRESMGQGTTTRAEGAPDTVITNAIILDWWGVVRADVGLRDGRIVALGKSGNPDISDGIHPALRIGPSTDVISGEGKILTAGAFDTHVHLLSPSQIHEALATGITTIGGGGTGPSEGSRATTVTPGAWHLGRMHQALDRLPVNVLLLGKGNTVSAEALAEQALAGAAGYKVHEDWGATPAAIDASLRAAGEHGLQVALHSDSLNESGFVQSTIAAMDGRTLHAFHIEGAGGGHAPDILEIASLPHVLPGSTNPTLPHTVNTVAEHLDMLMVCHHLKPSVPEDLAFAESRIRASTIAAEDLLHDMGALSITSSDAQAMGRIGEVITRTWQVAHVMKDRVGSLGDTMPADNERARRYVAKYTINPAIAHGVDAHIGSVEEGKLADLVLWDPRFFGVRPALVLKGGVIAWAALGDPNASIPTPQPVLMRPAFGDAIGDALSVSFVAPSAVEDGLRDRLGLSRELLPVAPTRDVTKADLRLNDALPRIDIRPDTFEIRIDGELVEPAPASSLPLAQLYQMF
- a CDS encoding urease subunit beta, producing the protein MDPITDRPGPGALRVRPGMRELNRRERAEDSAELVLENTGDRPIQIGSHLHLPDANTALAMDREAARGFRLDIPAGTSLRFEPGASRRVAVVRLGGTGRVPGLQVRSTADDGGVR
- a CDS encoding urease subunit gamma — its product is MRFTPADSEKLMLSVAGMVARDRLDRGVLLNHPEAVALLSTWVIERARDGRGVEELMVMGREVLARTQVMEGVAEMLTDVQVEATFPDGRKLVTLHHPID
- a CDS encoding purine-cytosine permease family protein; translated protein: MSVETRPAPDGAGPSADAQAATRESLEDYTLRFAPRSYRRWTPAVVATSALGGIAYLADFSIGANIALTHGTLNGIIGILVAATIIFLSGFPLAYYAARYNLDLDLITRGSGFGYYGSVITNVIFASFTFIFFALEGSIMAQGLFLGLGIPRWIGYLVSTLMIFPLVIYGMKTLAKLQVATTPVWLILMVIPVAYLVISHPDSVQTFLSHTGDSGAGVNLASAMLAAGVCLSLIAQIAEQIDYLRFMPPRTDANRRSWWAATILGGPGWVIFGAIKQILGMFLAVYLVANVPGAREFANEPVQQFLVTYEQLMPGWLALILAVVLVVISQVKINVTNAYSGSLAWTNSYTRVTRRYPGRLVFLAVNLGIALVLMEANMFDFLNGILSFYANLAMSWICVVATDIVINKHVLKLSPVRPEFRRGMLYDWNPVGIVSLALAGGFSIAIFFGAFGAAAQPFSPLFAVGIAVLATPLMAVLTQGRYYLRRTDDGIDLPMFDEHGNPSGETLECAVTGMEFERPDMIASAVPGPDGEKIYLSSLALTTDRTGQHVLPKE
- a CDS encoding phosphotransferase yields the protein MTHRLTWADLPTSVHRRLELLLGGPVTRLRSCSGGFSRSSAEIIEAASGRALFVKAVRKQDNPGAMQLNRSEAAALARIPSAAPVPALVDAFPNGDWFVLVTEVGRGAMPEEPWTAGDLSAVLAALDELQASATPCPVPDLPGVTDTLGEDMLGFDRIAADPPADLDPWIAAHLDALRAAARRGIDALDGDTLCHSDLRADNILLADDGRVSLVDWAWASRGSRTADALQLLSSIEDPDGALEVDRHVDELLVRHGRPLGEGTDVLAGILAFFADAARHPHVPAMPLLGEHRRRRRDALLTLVRRRWERTIAA
- a CDS encoding LacI family DNA-binding transcriptional regulator — encoded protein: MVSARPTIMDVARTAGVSSATVSRVINGATTVDKELSRRVQAAVRSTGYVPNALGRSLRRGGTSQIAVVAPDAENPYFTQIISEVERIARDQNHSVTVAHTEDDLAVEQACFAQLVSRRVSGVLLVPVDGVRTDLRPLTDAGIPVVLVDRGIDGADTDVVATDNLDAGRQAARHLHERGFRAPVVIAGPAALRTTEDRADGFLAAWRDLGVETGPTALRRGDLHLESGRAVMEELLAEGLADCVYVTNNRMSAGAFEAIRGVEGAPALLATDDDLWTRLVTPSVSVIHQAVRATSRAAARKLAQRMASPDEEPSITLLRSRIIERESTRPAGDPAP
- a CDS encoding fucose isomerase, with translation MTITYRLPDVREQLPAPERTAFLIPSGDLRESANVPAWPYQQELERIVGEVVGAAGWSVRRAFDEDAERGHGFIRSQRMGIEVFKEIPPEAPLIVATANWQYSHHVLAGLRTHRGPILTLANFAPEWPGLVGLLNLNGGLTKMGREYSTLWTVDGTDQWFRDGIATWLGTGAVEHDDAHVRALPSLPSTAEVELGHALADQLMADKAIIGVFDEGCMGMYNAIIDDEMLNPLGIYKERLSQSALWAEMQEVDDEEADAVGAWLREAGMTFRLGTDEATELTETQLRWQYKMYVAALRISDDYGLDAVGIQYQQGLKDVCPASDLVEGLLNNVQRPPVTSRDGSRVLWEDHALPNFNEVDEGVAVDALVTHRVWDAMGMDPATTLHDVRWGEEFEGTYVWVYEISGSVPPSHFADGYADAEGWRQGPEFFPAGGSTINGVSKPGEIVWSRVYVQDGSLHVDLGRGSVVELPEEETRRRKEATNPEWPIAHVVLHGVSRDQFMGRHKANHAQLVYADDSDAADRALTAKAALFHRLGVGVHLCGDATIVGS
- a CDS encoding glycoside hydrolase family 172 protein codes for the protein MNRPVSLPRAHAGLAALRPVQTRSISPENFDGSVSGGGRATEGTGAREARDLGQGWKVSPSVDVKAGETFTLADIDSAGVITHVWITTHTDHWRQLVLRAYWDGAEEPAVEVPYGDFFANGWGVFAQVTSQMVAANPHGGFNSYWPMPFREGARLTLENTSDQDARVYYQVTYELGGDHSEDAYFHAQWRRSNPLDEATPHVLLDGIEGQGQYVGTYLAWGVNSNGWWGEGEIKFYMDEDQPEGGFPTIAGTGTEDYFGGAWNFDVPGEGYTAFSTPYLGMPQVIRPDGLYVSQQRFGMYRWHVADPIHFSTGLPRVDIQALGWRSAGRYLLLRDDIASTAMFYLDRPTAARPPAPTFDAMEIHLGRGAGPHSPAGPARA